The window CCGGTGATCTATGTGAGCTGGTACGACGCGATTCGTTTTGCCAACTGGCTCAATAACGGGCAGGGGACGGGCGACACGGAAACAGGCGCCTACACGCTATTGGGCGGCACGGCCACGCCCAGCAATGGCCTGAGCATCACGCGCAACGCCGGCGCGATCTGGTACTTGCCGAGCGAAGACGAATGGTACAAGTCGGCGTACCATCAGCCGGTGGCGCAGGGTGGGGATACTGACAACTACTGGCTCTATCCCACGGCAAGTAATGCGGCGCCCACGGTGGCCACGGCCGACAGTGTGGGCAATATCAGCAATCCGGGCGCGAATGTCGCCAACTACAATTTCGGCGCCCACTGGAACAGCCAGAACGGCAACGTGACGACGGTCGGCAGCGCCGGCCCGTTGAGCGCAAACTTTTACGGCACGAGCGATCAAGGGGGCAACGTGTGGGAGTGGAACGAAGCCTTGATCAGCGGGTTGTTTCGGGGTGTGCGCGGTGGTTCGTGGAACTTCAACGAGAACTACTTGCAGTCCTCGAACCGGAACTACCACCTCCCGACGGTCGAGGGGAACAATCTCGGGTTCCGCGTGGCAACCGTTCCCGTCCCTGAGCCCTGCACGGCAGCGCTGGCGATGATTGGTTGTGTGTTCGCGTGGGCGTTAAGGAAGCGGTTCACGTAGTCCTTGCTCTCTTTTTCTTGTTTACCCTATTCTCAATCGTTCCAATCGGGGGCGTGGCCTATCGGGCGCGCGCCTCCGACACGTTGTCACGAAGCCTCGGGAAGGCGACTTCTCGGGTCTTTTTTTGTGGATGCGCGCAATTGGCTTGGCTTTCCTGGCGACCAATTCATTGCGCGTTAGGATGACCGCCATGAAGCTATTTCTTTGGGTGTTCTCCGGAATCGTCGCGGCCGGCGCAGGGGCGCTCTTTGGAGTCTTCGCCACGGTGCTTGCAATCGTTCCCGACGAATCACCTGAGGTAGTTGACAGGACGTTGCGCGAGAAGATTCCGAGTGGAATCGCTGTTGCTGTTTTTGCTTGGGGTCTCCTCAGCATGCTCATTTACTTGAAACG is drawn from Pirellulales bacterium and contains these coding sequences:
- a CDS encoding formylglycine-generating enzyme family protein, which codes for MTLEIARCVFSRSATFALSMLCAAACALPASAVTISTVPVGYLGNAADPLTGNLYGSVGYAYRISTTEVTNSQYAEFLNAKAASDPLALYNASMGSNAWGGITRSGVSGSYSYAAKPNMGDKPVIYVSWYDAIRFANWLNNGQGTGDTETGAYTLLGGTATPSNGLSITRNAGAIWYLPSEDEWYKSAYHQPVAQGGDTDNYWLYPTASNAAPTVATADSVGNISNPGANVANYNFGAHWNSQNGNVTTVGSAGPLSANFYGTSDQGGNVWEWNEALISGLFRGVRGGSWNFNENYLQSSNRNYHLPTVEGNNLGFRVATVPVPEPCTAALAMIGCVFAWALRKRFT